A single Ziziphus jujuba cultivar Dongzao chromosome 11, ASM3175591v1 DNA region contains:
- the LOC107432799 gene encoding derlin-1, with protein sequence MSSPAEYYQSLPPISKAYGTLCLLATTVVQLGLCDYASIALIHQLVFSRFQVWRLITNFFFLGNFSINFGIRLLMIARYGVQLERGPFDRRTADFLWMMIFGALTLLVFSVIPIFRFPFLGISLVFMLLYVWSREFPNAIINIYGLVSLKAFYLPWAMFALDVIFGSPVLPDLLGIIAGHLYYFLTVLHPLAGGKNILKTPMWVQKIVARWRIGAPQPRPTSRAQSQPERSTENRAFRGRSYRLDG encoded by the exons ATGTCTTCTCCTGCCGA GTATTACCAGTCACTTCCTCCCATAAGCAAGGCTTATGGGACTCTTTGTCTATTGGCAACTACTGTCGTTCAATTAGGGCTTTGTGATTATGCAAGTATCGCATTAATACATCAACTTGTATTTTCACGTTTTCAG GTGTGGAGGCTCATTACAAACTTCTTTTTCCTTGGaaatttttctattaattttggaATCCGTCTCTTAATGAT AGCAAGATATGGAGTTCAACTAGAAAGAGGGCCATTTGATCGTCGGACGGCAGATTTCTTGTGGATGATGATATTTGGAGCATTGACATTATTG GTATTTTCTGTCATTCCCATATTTCGATTTCCTTTCTTAGGGATATCTCTTGTCTTCATGCTTCTCTATGTATGGAGTAGAGAATTTCCAAATGCCATCATCAACATTTATGGCCTCGTGTCACTTAAG GCATTTTATCTCCCATGGGCAATGTTCGCTTTAGATGTCATTTTTGGTTCACCCGTTCTGCCAGATCTGCTGGGAATCATTGCTGGACATCTATATTACTTTTTGACTGTATTACATCCACTAGCAGGTGGGAAGAACATATTGAAGACGCCTATGTGGGT ACAAAAAATTGTTGCAAGGTGGAGGATAGGAGCTCCTCAGCCTCGGCCAACTAGCCGTGCTCAATCCCAACCCGAGAGGAGTACAGAAAACAGGGCTTTCAGAGGAAGGTCATATCGGCTTGATGGATAA
- the LOC107432784 gene encoding uncharacterized protein LOC107432784, with protein sequence MDPCPFVRLIVESLSLKLPQATRPAGAGVHPSTTPCFCKLRIKNFPSQTALLPLSSSPGDSPPDYSTSSAGFHLDSTSLRRISGKPITLRVSVYTGRMGRTCGVSTGKLLGRVNVGVDLEGTDSRPAVFQNGWLKLAKEPDKKRSSARLHLVVRAEPDPRFVFHFGGEPECSPVVFQIQGNIRQPVFSCKFSADRNSRSRSLPSDFNNIHSRGWMMRTFSGDRERPGRERKGWMVTIHDLSGSPVAAASMITPFVPSPGSDRVSRSNPGAWLILRPNGFSMSSWKPWGRLEAWRERGPIDGLGYKFELVSENGPTSTGSGNIPIAEATLSVKKGGQFCIDSGLIRESGTNSRSPVKGFVMGSSVEGEGKVSKPVVQVGMQHVSCMADAALFIALSAAIDLSMDACRLFAHKLRKELCHDEQDSFS encoded by the exons ATGGATCCCTGCCCATTTGTCCGTTTGATAGTGGAATCACTCTCCCTCAAACTCCCTCAGGCCACCAGACCCGCCGGCGCTGGAGTCCACCCTTCCACCACTCCCTGTTTCTGCAAGCTCCGGATCAAGAATTTCCCTTCCCAGACCGCTCTGCTCCCGCTCTCTTCCTCGCCTGGTGATTCTCCGCCGGACTACTCCACTTCCTCAGCCGGTTTCCACCTCGATTCCACCTCCCTCCGGCGAATATCCGGCAAACCCATTACTCTCCGGGTCTCCGTCTATACGGGTCGAATGGGTCGGACCTGCGGGGTTAGCACCGGGAAACTTCTGGGTCGGGTCAATGTCGGAGTTGACCTGGAAGGGACTGACTCTCGACCCGCTGTTTTCCAAAACGGGTGGTTGAAATTGGCGAAAGAGCCCGACAAGAAGCGCTCATCCGCTAGGCTCCATTTGGTGGTCCGGGCTGAACCGGACCCCCGTTTCGTTTTTCATTTCGGCGGTGAACCGGAATGTAGCCCCGTGGTCTTTCAGATTCAGGGCAATATACGACAGCCCGTTTTTAGCTGCAAGTTCAGTGCCGACCGCAATTCCAGATCCCG ATCTCTCCCATCAGATTTCAACAACATCCACAGCAGAGGATGGATGATGAGAACATTTTCCGGCGACAGAGAACGTCcgggaagagaaagaaaaggatggATGGTAACAATTCATGATCTATCCGGTTCACCTGTGGCAGCGGCCTCAATGATCACTCCTTTTGTCCCTTCACCGGGTTCCGACCGGGTTTCCCGATCGAACCCCGGGGCGTGGCTCATCCTCCGGCCTAATGGATTCTCCATGAGCAGCTGGAAACCCTGGGGAAGACTTGAGGCATGGCGAGAGAGAGGTCCAATCGATGGCTTGGGATACAAGTTCGAGCTTGTTAGTGAGAATGGTCCAACCAGCACTGGTAGTGGTAACATTCCCATTGCAGAAGCTACATTGAGTGTGAAAAAGGGAGGGCAGTTTTGCATTGACAGTGGGTTGATAAGAGAATCCGGAACGAATTCGAGGTCTCCGGTGAAAGGATTCGTGATGGGTTCGAGTGTAGAAGGAGAAGGAAAAGTAAGCAAACCTGTTGTGCAAGTTGGTATGCAACATGTTTCTTGCATGGCTGATGCAGCTCTTTTCATAGCACTTTCTGCTGCCATCGACCTGAGCATGGATGCTTGCAGACTCTTCGCACATAAACTAAGGAAAGAGCTTTGCCATGATGAACAAGATTCTTTCTCTTAG
- the LOC107432815 gene encoding profilin-4 produces the protein MSWQTYVDDHLMCDIDGQGQHLTAAAIIGHDGSVWAQSASFPQFKTEEITAIMKDFDEPGYLAPTGLHLGGTKYMVIQGEQGAVIRGKKGSGGTTIKKTGQALVFGIYEEPVTPGQCNMVVERLGDYLVDQGL, from the exons ATGTCTTGGCAAACATATGTGGATGACCATTTGATGTGTGACATTGATGGCCAGGGACAGCATCTCACCGCCGCTGCCATTATCGGCCACGATGGCAGTGTCTGGGCTCAGAGCGCTTCCTTCCCTCAg TTTAAGACAGAGGAGATAACTGCGATCATGAAGGATTTTGATGAACCAGGTTATCTTGCTCCTACAGGGCTACACCTTGGGGGCACAAAGTATATGGTTATCCAGGGAGAACAGGGAGCTGTTATCCGTGGAAAGAAG GGATCTGGAGGTACCACCATAAAGAAAACAGGGCAAGCTCTAGTTTTTGGCATCTATGAAGAGCCAGTGACTCCAGGACAGTGCAACATGGTTGTTGAGAGGTTGGGGGATTACCTCGTTGATCAAGGCCTCTAG